The genomic stretch TGTAATTCAGTCTTGGAGTCTCCATGAGAAAAATTAACGTTGTATCGATGATGATTGCCTCTGCTTTGTGTTCGGCAGTTGGGGCGGCACACGCTGAAACGATCAGAATTGCAATCGCTGGGCCCATGAGTGGGCCTGTTGCGCAATATGGAGATATGGTGGCCGCCGGTGCATTGACGGCCATTGAGCAAATAAACGCAGCGGGGGGTGTGAGCGGTAAAACATTTGAAGCTGTAATGATGGATGACGCTTGTGAGCCTAAACAAGCGGTGGCAATTGCTAACAAAATTGTAAGCCAGAATATAAAATACGTTATCGGTCACGTTTGTTCTGGCTCTGCAATTCCTGCGTCAGATATTTATGAAAATGAAGGTGTGCTGATGATAGCGCCCTCTGCAACAGCTCCACAGTTGACTCAAGGGAAAAGCCGCTCTTTGATTTTTCGAACTATTGGTCGAGACGATCAACAAGGCCCTGCAGCCGGCAAATACATAATCGAACGCGCCAAGCCTAAGCTGGTTGCTATTTTGCATGATAAGCAATCATATGGCCAAGGTATTGCTACTTCGGTCAAGCAGACAATTGAAAAAGCTAAAGTTTCTGTGGCAATGTTTGAAGGTATCAATGTAGGTGATTCTGACTATTCCTCCGTGATCACTAAACTCAAAGTCCTTGGCGTTGACTTTGTGTATTTTGGAGGTTACCACCCAGAAATGGGACTGCTTCTACGTCAGGCACGTGAACAAGGGTTGAAAGCTGTGTTCATGGGGCCAGAGGGCGTAGGCAACCAGGATGTCGCTGCTATTGCAGGAGCCGCTTCAGAAGGAATGCTAGTCACATTGCCTGCTGATTTCTCGGCCGACCCAGCCAACGCATCACTCAACAAAGCATTCACAGACAACAAGCGAGATCCAGGTGGCCCGTTTCAACTGTCCGCATACACCGCTGTCAAGGTAATTGGCGACTCTATTAGTGCCACTAAGAGTTCGGATCCAAATACAGTAGCACAGTACATGCACAGTAATCATTTTGCGACCCCAATTGGGAACATTGCATTTGATGCGCAGGGTGATCTCGAAGCATTCAAGTTTGTTGTATATGTTTGGCACAAAGATGCCACAAAAACAGTAGCCGAATAGGACTTTATCAATTTCGCCTCACTGTTGTTTAGTGAGGCGTCTACACTGTTTTAGAGGCCTCTTTGGATGAGTAACTTACTTCCCCAGTTTATCCAACAGTTAGCCAATGGGCTAACTTTGGGTTCGATATATGCACTAATAGCAATTGGTTATACTATGGTGTACGGAATTATCGGCATGATTAATTTCGCACACGGCGAGATCTATATGATTGGCGCATATATAGGACTTGTTACCATAACGGCGATCGGGGTCACGGCGGGTTACCCTTTGCCTTTGGTGCTCGGAGGTGCACTTTTGGTGTCTGTCGCTGTAACGGGTTTGTATGGTTTTGCAGTCGAGCGAATTGCCTATCGGCCGCTACGTGGAGGGCCAAGACTTGTTCCATTGATCTCGGCTATTGGTATGTCAATTTTTCTGCAAAATTACATCCAGATTGGCCATGGATCTCGGGATATATCCGTGCCAGCGTTGGTGTCGGGTGCTGTAGAGTTTCAACTGGCTGGGAGTTTTTTTGATATAACTATCCCATATTCAAGAGTCATGATATTTGGTGCTACTTTTGTGCTGATGGTTGCTTTGACTCTTTTTATTGCCTATTCCCGTATGGGGCGAGCATGTCGCGCTTGTTCTGAAGATATGCGTATGGCCAATCTTCTAGGGATTGATACTAATCGAGTCATTTCGTTTACCTTCATATTGGGCGCAATGTTGGCTGCGGTAGGAGGGGTTTTGATTGCATTGGCGATAGGCAAGCTAAGTCCGTTTATTGGTTTTATTGCAGGTATAAAAGCGTTCACAGCTGCAGTATTAGGGGGTATTGGTAGCATTCCAGGTGCGATGCTTGGCGGAATACTTTTGGGCTTGGTGGAAACATTTGCAGCAGCTTACTTGCCCGCGGAGTACAAAGATGTTGTTGCCTTCGCTTTGTTGATTTTGATTCTCCTCTTCCGGCCTACGGGTCTGCTGGGAAAAACTAACGTCGAGAAGGTGTAAACTCATTATGAATCAAGACTCTAATGCCAGCGCAGCTTCGTTACATACCACGACTACGAGTATATCAGTAGCAAAAGGTAAGTCCTTACGAGCGGATGCTCTAGGGAAAAACCTCAAATCTGCATTTGTCGCTTCTGTCATAACAATTATTTTGACAACGCCTGTTTTGGGTCTACAGCTCAAAATGGTTAGCTATAAGGTTGTTTTAGAACAGCATTGGATGCCTGTGTGGTTGGCGGCAACCGCTGTGTTTGTTTTCCAATTACTCCGGCCCATATGGCTGGTAAATCGCTCAGCCATAAAACTTCCATCAGTTCCAGATCTGAATGCGCATCGTCAGAAAGCTATTATTCAAGCGTTATTGGTATTAGGTTTAATTTTTCCGTTCTTTGCCTCAAGGGGAGCGGTGGATGTTGGCACAATTGCGCTGATCTATATCATTCTCGGACTGGGTCTAAATATCGTTGTAGGTTATGCAGGACTTTTAGACTTAGGATATGTTGGATTTTATGCTGTCGGAGGCTACACATATGCTCTACTCAATCAGCATTTCGGTCTTTCATTCTGGCAGTGCTTGCCTGCAGCGGCCCTCGTGGCATCAATTTTCGGATTCGTATTGGGGTTTCCTGTATTACGGTTACGCGGCGACTATCTTGCGATTGTGACACTCGGGTTTGGTGAAATTATTCGTTTGTTATTGAACAATGCTACGAACGTTACCGGTGGCCCGGATGGTATCTCTGGAATCCCAAAACCGACATTCTTCGGTATTGAGTTCGCTAGAAAGGCCAGTGTGGAGGGAACTAAAACATTTCACCAAATTCTAGGGGTTGACTATTCTGGGAGTCATATGGTGGTGTTCCTTTACCTGGTAGCTCTTGCTTTAGTTACCTTTACCTTATTTGTTACCAGTCGCCTGATTCGTATGCCGGTTGGCCGTGCTTGGGAAGCCTTGCGAGAGGATGAAACCGCTTGTCGTTCGTTGGCTTTGAACCCAACAAAAATTAAGCTTTCCGCATTTACTTTAGGTGCAGCAATCGCCGGGCTTGGGGGCGCATTCTTTGCTGCTCGTCAGGGATTGGTAAACCCGGAGTCTTTCACCTTTATTGAGTCGGCGTTAATTCTTGCAGTAGTCGTACTCGGTGGCATGGGATCACAACTCGGTGTTGTACTGGCCGCTATATTGCTGACGGTTTTGCCCGAGGTGGCACGTGGCTTCGATGAGTACCGGATGTTAATCTTTGGTCTTGTCATGGTGCTTATGATGATATGGCGCCCACAAGGACTTTTACCTGCTAGCCGTCCACATGTGGAGTTGCCGAAATGACTAAAAATCTACTGGAAGTTTCAAACTTGCAGATGCGTTTTGGTGGGCTGCTAGCTGTTGATCAGATAAACTTTTCCGTTCGCAAGAATGAAGTGTTTTCAGTCATTGGCCCTAACGGTGCAGGGAAGACCACAGTATTTAACTGTATTAGCGGTTTTTATAAGCCAGCGGCCGGAAGTGTTGTGTTGGATGGCGTGCATATTGAGGGACTTCCGAGTCATGCTGTTGCGGAAAAAGGTCTGGTCAGAACCTTCCAAAATATTCGCCTTTTCAAGGATCTTACGGTGCTTGAAAACCTTCTTGTCGCTCAACATAGTCAGATAAAAACTGGTTTGTTGCAGGGGCTTTTTGCTACCCCAAGCTACCGTAAAGCGGAGCATGAAGCCCTAAAAAATGCAGCAGCGTGGCTTCATCGGCTTGGTTTGACATCCGTTGCCAACCGAGGGGCTGGCACACTCCCCTATGGTCACCAGCGGTTGGTTGAAATCGCACGCTGCATGATCACGAAACCCCGCCTCCTAATGTTGGACGAGCCAGCTGCAGGGCTGAATCCCCAGGAGAAGATCGAACTTGCGAAGCTTATAGATAGCTTGCGAACTGATTTCGGTATATCGGTATTGCTGATTGAGCACGATATGAGTCTCGTCATGGAGGTTTCAGATCGAATACTGGTTATGGAGTATGGCCGAGCAATTGCTACGGGTTTGCCCCTAGAGATTCAGAACGATCCGCGCGTTATCAAGGCCTATTTGGGGGAAGAGTGATGCTTAGGTTAGATAGCGTGCATACACATTATGGTGCTGTTGAGGCGCTCGCGGATGTTTCCATTGAAGTTAATAAAGGCGAGATAGTCACGTTGATCGGCTCAAATGGTGCCGGTAAATCAACATTGATGATGACGGTTTGCGGGTCTCCTGGCGCTTCTAGCGGCAATGTAATTTTTGAAGGGCAAGATATTACCAATACTCCAACGCACGAGATAATGAGAAACGGGATGGCCGTTTCTCCTGAAGGTCGCCGGGTCTTTCCTACACTCACAGTGTACGAGAACTTAAAGATGGGTGGGTTCTTCTCTAGTCGTAAAGACGCGCAGAAGGGTGTAGAGCACGTTTATACACTTTTTCCCCGCTTGCAAGAGCGATCTACACAACGTGCAGGGACGATGTCTGGAGGTGAGCAGCAAATGTTAGCAATTGGTCGTGCTTTAATGAGTCGTCCTAGATTGCTATTACTGGATGAGCCTACGCTTGGTTTAGCTCCCTTAGTGATCAAACAAATATTTGAAATTGTCAAAGCTATTCGAGATTCAGGTGTCACGGTATTCCTAGTAGAGCAAAACGCCAACAAGGCATTGCAAATCGCCGACAGGGGATATGTTCTTGAAAATGGTCGAGTTGTATTAGCAGATACAGGGCGAAACTTGTTGAAAAACGAGAGCATAAAAAGCTCGTACCTAGGCGGGTAGCGACAATAACCGCTGATAGGGGCAGACAACCTTACTAGCAGTGGCTAGATCTCTTGATGTGAGGTGATATAAGCATGAATGATTCCCAGCACGGTATTCTTGAAAGTTTAGAGTTTTCCGCCAACCAAAATGACGCGCAGGAGTCTGAAGAGTGGCGCGAAGCACTACTTTCATTGATTGAAAATAGCGGCCCTGAAAGAGCTCGCGAAATCATTGATGAACTGGTCAGCCTAGTGCGTGATCCCAGCATCGGCTGGAAACCCACGTTGGGTACGCCCTACATCAACACCATTCCAGTGACAAAGCAGCCTGCATTCCCAGGCGATTTGGCAATCGAGGAACGCCTGTCATCGATTATTCGGTGGAATGCTCTAGCCATGGTCGTACGTGCTAACCAAGCATATGGTGAACTGGGTGGTCATATTGCCAGTTACGCGAGCGCGGCTGACTTGTTCGAGGTTGGTTTTAACCATTTCTTCAGAGCGAGGAACGACGCTTCTGGTGGCGACTTAGTCTTCTATCAACCTCATTCAGCTCCAGGCGTTTACGCTCGAGCCTTTCTTGAGGGGCGATTGGGAGAAGAGAACCTTCTGCATTACCGGCAGGAAATCACTGCTTCTAGCCAAGGAGTGCAAGGCTTATCCAGCTATCCACACCCTTGGTTAATGCCGGACTTCTGGCAATTTCCAACAGGGTCGATGGGTATCGGCCCAATTAGTTCGATTTTTCAAGCCCGATTCATACGGTATCTCCACAACCGAGATCTGTTAGACACCTCAGGCCGTAAAGTGTGGGGAGTTTTCGGTGATGGTGAGATGGATGAACCGGAAAGCATGTCTGCTCTTACTTTAGCTGCAAGGGAGGGTTTGGATAACCTGATCTGGGTGGTTAATTGCAATCTTCAGCGGTTAGATGGGCCGGTGCGTGGCAACGGGCGAATCATTGACGAGCTGGAGGCATTGTTTGTTGGGGCTGGCTGGAATGTCATAAAACTGGTTTGGGGATCTGATTGGGACGGGCTTTTCGCCCGCGATACGGACGGAAGCCTGGTGCGAGCCCTTTCGGAAACCGTTGACGGGCAGTTCCAAACTTTTGCGGCGAAAGATGGACGTTACAACAGAGATCATTTCTTTGGTCAAAACGAAGCATTGGCAAAGCTTGCCCAAGGTCTCACAGACGAGCAAATCGACCGGCTGAAACGAGGCGGCCACGATATGGTGAAGATCTATGCCGCCTACCATGCTGCTTCAGTTCATAAGGGTCAACCTACGGTGATTCTTGCCCAGACCAAAAAAGGTTATGGGATGGGCGAAGCCGGCCAAGGGAAGATGACCACTCATCAGCAGAAGAAGTTAGATCGCGAAGCACTTATTGGTTTTAGAAACCGATTTAATCTTCCTCTTACTGATGAGCAGGTCGAGACTCTATCGTTCTACAAACCTGCCGATGATAGCCGCGAAATACGCTATCTCCTTGAGCGTCGGCAAAGCCTCGGGGGCTACACACCTAGCCGGCAAACGGATGTCCCTGTAGTCGCGGTACCCGGACTGGATGTGTATGGAAGCTTTGCCACCAAAGCGGAAGGCAAAGAAATGTCCACAACCATGGCATTCGTCAGGATGCTTAGCGGCTTGCTAAAAGATCCTGTCCTGGGGCGACGAGTAGTTCCCATTGTGGCAGACGAAGCTCGGACATTCGGGATGGCAAATCTCTTCAAGCAAATCGGTATCTATTCCAGCGTCGGTCAGCATTATGAGCCTGAGGACATTGGCTCCATCCTGAGCTATCGGGAGGCGCTGGATGGGCAAATACTCGAAGAGGGCATCAGCGAGGCCAGTGCCATTAGCTCTTGGGTAGCAGCGGCAACCAGTTATGCCACTCATGGGTTGCCCATGTTGCCGTTCTACATCTATTACTCAATGTTCGGTTTTCAGCGAGTAGGTGATCTCATTTGGGCAGCTGCTGACCAAAGGGCTAGAGGCTTCCTGCTAGGAGCCACGGCAGGCCGCACAACCCTGGGAGGAGAAGGTCTGCAGCATCAAGATGGCAATAGCCATTTGATGGCTGCTCTGGTGCCAAACTGCCGAGCTTACGACCCAGCATTCGCGGGGGAGTTTGCCGTAATTCTCGACCATGGCATGCGTCAGATGCTGGAGAAACAGGTTGATGAGTTTTATTACGTCACCCTTATGAATGAAAACTATGCTCAGCCTAACCTTCCGAATGATGTTGAGAAAGACATCATTAAAGGTATGTACCTCTTCTCAGAACACAAGTGTGGAGCAGAATCTAACCAAGTTCGGCTGCTCGGATCTGGAACTATCCTGCGCGAAGTGATGGCTGCAGCCGAACTACTAAACGCTGATTGGCAGGTTAGTTCAGAAGTTTGGAGTGTGACTAGCTTTACAGAGCTCGCAAGGAATGCCAGGGGCGTAGAGCGTTGGAATAGGCATCACCCAGAAAATGAACAGAAAACCAGCCACGTTAGTACGTGCCTGCCGAAGGGGAGCCCAATCATTGCCGCGACCGATTACGTACGAGCGCTGCCACAACTGATTGGCACCTATGTTGAGGATCACTACGTCGTGCTGGGCACCGATGGTTTTGGACGCAGTGATACTCGAACGGCTTTACGCAAATTTTTTGAAGTCGACCGTCATCAAATAGTCTTGAGCGCGCTGTCGGCCCTTGTTCGCGAAGGAAAGCTTAGTGCCGACGTCTGCTCTCGTGCGATTGAGAAGTACGACATCATATTTGACGAAAAAGCCCCTTGGGAATGTTGATTCGAGTTTGTGGTGGTGGGCGGCGAAATTGACGCCCCATTGCTTGCCATTACTCTGTTAGAAAAATTCTGGATGAACCTCATGAGTACGATGCGTGATATTTTAGTTCCTGATATTGGTGAGTTTAAAGAAATCAGTATTATCGAAGTGCTTGTTGCGCCTGGTGATTTGGTTGAGGTAGGGCAAACTATCATTGTTGTTGAAACCGATAAGGCAACAATGGATATTCCCGTTCCACACGACGGTAAGATAAAAGATATTAAAATCGTCGTTGGGGACAAAATCAGTGAAGGATCTTTGATTGCAACCCTGGAACAAATCGAGGCGTCTGCATGTCAGCCGCCCTCAACGTTAGGTGAAACACCTGAGGCTAATACAAAACCGCCCCAGCTTGCTGTTTCTACCGCAATATCTACTCCGGTTCACGCTCCTGTACAGATAATAGCTCCCTTACCGGAGCTTGCTAGCACGAAAATTATTGAGAAAGTGGTCTCAGGCGCAGTGTTGCCGTTTGCTTCACCATCAGTTCGTAAGTTAGCCCGGGAACTTGGGGTGCCACTGAATGAAATCAATGGTACTGGGCCGAAAGCACGTATTACTAAGGATGATCTACATGCTTTCGTTGGGCAAGTGATGGTCGGTGTACGAAAAACCGACGCGCAAAAGATGAGTCAGGCAGCTCAACCGTTCATGGCGGGAGTATTACCTTGGCCAGATATTGACTTTACAAAATTTGGTGAAGTGAAACGAGTAGATCTCTCTCGACTCAAAAAAATTAGCGGTGCGAATCTTTACCGTAATTGGTTAAGCATTCCACATGTGACAAATCATGATGATGCAGATGTAACGGATTTGGAGGATTTTCGTCGTAACATTAACGAGGGTAATGTGAAACACGGCGTTAAAGTAACGATGATTGCTTTAGTGATGAAGGTCTGCGTGGCTGCACTCAAAAAGTTCCCAGAGTTTAACTCAAGCCTGGATCGGGATCAGCTTATATTAAAAAATTATTTTCATATCGGTTTCGCTGCTGATACACCCAATGGGCTAGTAGTTCCGGTAATTCGAGATGTTGATAAAAAAGGCGTAGTAACTTTAGCTCGCGAGATGTCTGAGTTGTCAGCTAAAGCTCGCGCAGGAAAACTTGAACCATCCGATATGAGCGGTGGGTGTTTTACTGTTTCTTCCCTAGGTGGGATTGGTGGCACGTATTTTACCCCGATAATCAATGCTCCAGAGGTCGCGATTTTGGGCATTGGTCGAAGCAATAATCGTGTTTTTTTAGAGAATGGACAAGTAGTCCAAAGGTTGATTTTGCCACTTAGTTTGAGTTGGGACCACCGAGTTATTGATGGCGCCGCTGCTGGCCGGTTTAACGCCTTTCTTGTCGAGCATCTAGCTGATATGCGTCGATTGATAATGTGAGCAAGATCTCTTTATAGTTAAATTTTGAAGAGTGATTGAGCTTAGGAGTTAGATAAAATTTTTAATTTCGATGAGTCTTTGGGGGGGAAGTTCGAAGGTGATTGTCGATGTGGGAGGGAGAGTTATCCTAATTTTTCCCTTCTTGTATCTGATAGATTTTGTGGTGGTTTGACTGTTTTAAACGAAGTTTTGGTTAGGTGCAGTTTTCAAGGCAGATGAATACCATCAAAAGGCTTAGAGTTTTGTGAGGTCGCAGATGAAAATAACTGAAAAAAAGCATCGTATTGTGATGCTGAAGAGTAAGTTGGATTTACTTCGTTTTGAGCAAGTCAGAGCTGCTTTGGTTAAAGTGCTCTTCAATCCATCGTTGATGTTACTCATACTGATTTGTATTGTACGATTGCGCGAATAATTAAAGCTGCTATAAATTCTACAGCGTCTATTAGTTCTTAATTTCGGTTTGATAGTTGAGCGGGGCGTTTTTTATCTTAGGCTAGATTTGTAAGGGGTAATATGGAGCGGAGGCCGGTTACTGCTGCTTTGGAATGAGCCCCTATCGCCGCTGACAGCGCTAGCTGCTCAGTTTCCGATATGGCGGTTCTCACCTCAAGAGTCCCTTGTGGGGGCGCTTCAAGGTAGCAGGATCCCAATCCAAGCAGCAGGCTAACCGGTGGATAGATTCTACGATTTTTCAGTAAATACCTTGTGCTAAAATCCCTAGTTCGATTAAGAGAATACAGAATGAACATTCTGTATTTATGGGGTTTTTGAAATGAATATTCCGAAAGTAAAGATAGATGCCACTGATCGCCGCATTTTGGCTGCGCTCCAGAGAGATGCAAGGCTTTCGAGTGCGGAGCTTGCTGAGTTGGTGTCACTGAGCGCATCTCCATGCTGGCGACGGGTCAAAAGACTTGAGGAAATAGGTCTTGTACGTGGCTACCATGCAAGCATTAATACCGAAATGCTTGGGTACGCTATTACTGCCTTTGTACAGGTCTCCTTAGATCAAAAGGATACTGCCCATATGAAGGCGTTCGAGGAGTCGATAACTTCTTTTGAACAGGTTATAGCCTGTCACTGTGTTTCAGGTGTTTATGATTACCAGTTGACTGTATTGGCAACTGATTTGGCTGAATTCAGTGAGTTTGCAAGAAAGAATATAAATGGTTTTTCAAGTGTTAAAGATGTCTGTACCTCCTTTGTCGTAAAGGAAATTAAAGCGCCAGTGAATTTGATGGTCGGGTAGTATGGAGGATGCATCTAACCTATGTACTTTCACGCTGAAGCACCAATTGCCGTCTGACGACAACAATATGGATGTGATCATGAATCGCTTGGCGGAAGAAGGCTGTGATGATGCGTTGGTCGGCGTCGGACAGCCAGGCCGCCTGGCGTTGGAGTTTGTGCGTGAAGCCCCCTCTGCACATGACGCAATTGAGGGCGTCATAGAAGACGTGCGCCGAGCCGTACCCAACGCACGCTTGATCGAGCAGCTCTCGCGCCATGACTGACTGCAGGCGCCATACATCGCGTGGCTGCCGAGCGTCCCGTCTCCCATAACCTAGTGGCTTTTGCGGAGCGAAGAGAGGAGAGATGGTGTTCTGTGTTAACGCTGACGCCGAATTAACCTCCGAGCTGAAGCAAGACTGACCCACCTCTAAATCTGCACAAATCCCGCATAGGCAATGGTTCGAGAGGAACAGACTGGGTCAGTGACATCTCGGCAACTGGAGCAATTCGGCATCGGTGCCAACATGCCAGCGCTTTGAAAAGCGTCGGAGTGAGGTCTGAATTCAGCTTGGCAAGCTACACCTGCGATCCTAATTGCACAGGAGGTATCACTCGGTTGCTCACGCACTTGGGCAGAGGAGAGCATCTCATCGGTCTACCTTCACTCCGCGGTGTGTGGGAACAACAAAGGGTGACTTTTCTAGAAGGGAACTGTTGGACCTCAGGCTGGGGGCATCCTTTTCAAACCATCCAAAGCATGCCCTCAGATGTGCCCCCAATGTAGCAATCCACTGGAAGTGAATGGAGCTCCATGGTCTGTGAAAAGGCAGAAATGATCAGCCGAACAGCCTTCCAGACGATCCCTAAAGACTCTCAGGATCGCCAAAAAACATCTGAATCCGCGACCGCAACCAACGCTCCCCCGGATCGTTATCCTGGGACCCGCGCCAGGCCATGTGCAGCTCGAAGGTGCGGGTTGGTAGCGGTGGGTTTTCGGCGCGCAGGCCGCCGGCGGCGGTCAGGGCTTCGGCGGTGTAGTCCGGTACGGTGGCGAGGATGTCGGTGCCGGCCAGCAGGGTGCCCAGGCCGTTGAACTGCGGTACGGCGAGCACCACGTGGCGTTTGCGACCTTGTTTCTCCAGCTCTTCATCGACGAAGCCACTGAGGTCGCCGGCAAACGACACCAGCGCATGGGGGCGGGCGCAGAAGTCGTCCAGGCTCAGTGCACCGGGCACGGTGTCGGCGCGCAGCAGCTTGGGCTGGCTGCGGCGCAGCACTTTGCGCTTGGCATTGGCCGGCAGGTCGGTGGTGTAGCTGACGCCAATGGAAATTTCTCCTGAGGCCAGCAGGTTGGGCATCAACAGGTAGTTGACCCGGCGCACCACCAGGACAATGCCCGGTGCCTCGGCGCGCAGGCGCTTGAGCAGCATGGGCAACAGGGCAAATTCGACGTCATCCGACAGGCCGATGCGAAATACCGTGGTGCTGGTAGCAGGGTCGAACTCGGCTGCGCGGCTCACGGCCGTGGAGATCGAGTCCAGGGCTGGGGAGAGCAGGGCGAAGATTTCCACCGCGCGGGCGGTCGGTTCCATGCTGCGTCCGGTGCGCACGAACAGAGGGTCGTCGAACAGCCCCCGCAGGCGCGAAAGGGCCGCGCTGATGGCCGGTTGGCCGAGGAACAGCTTCTCGGCGGCACGGGTTACGCTGCGTTCGTGCATCAGGGTTTCAAACACGATCAACAGGTTCAGGTCGACACGACGCAGGTCATTACGATTCATCTGGAGTCCTGGCAGAGTCAGCAAGCTTGACGAGAGCGGCCATATGAGAACAATGACCGGCATGAATCTTACGGGGAAAGGCTGTTACTCTGCACCGAGTAATTCATTTTTCCCACAATGCTGGTTCGGTTTTCTAGATTGATTGACGGATTTCCGGAGCTGCGGAATCAATGACAGGCATGTCGACTATTAATAGCCACTGATGGTCTTGGCCACAAAGCCCGGATAAAGTTCATGGCATTAGAGGTTACTTTGACGAGGTTTGCGATGTCCCGCACGATCCGTTTTCACAAGTTTGGTCCAGCCGAGGTGCTCAAATGCGAAGAGCATGCGGCTGCTCTGCCGGCACCCGGTGAAGTACAGGTGCGTGTCGAGGCGATAGGCGTCAGCTGGTATGACATCCTCTGGCGGCAGAACCTGGCATCGTCCCATGCACGGCTGCCGTCCGGGCTGGGGCATGAGATGGCGGGCGTGGTCACGGCCCTCGGTGAAGGCGT from Pseudomonas sp. S04 encodes the following:
- a CDS encoding Lrp/AsnC family transcriptional regulator, coding for MNIPKVKIDATDRRILAALQRDARLSSAELAELVSLSASPCWRRVKRLEEIGLVRGYHASINTEMLGYAITAFVQVSLDQKDTAHMKAFEESITSFEQVIACHCVSGVYDYQLTVLATDLAEFSEFARKNINGFSSVKDVCTSFVVKEIKAPVNLMVG
- a CDS encoding dihydrolipoyllysine-residue acetyltransferase: MSTMRDILVPDIGEFKEISIIEVLVAPGDLVEVGQTIIVVETDKATMDIPVPHDGKIKDIKIVVGDKISEGSLIATLEQIEASACQPPSTLGETPEANTKPPQLAVSTAISTPVHAPVQIIAPLPELASTKIIEKVVSGAVLPFASPSVRKLARELGVPLNEINGTGPKARITKDDLHAFVGQVMVGVRKTDAQKMSQAAQPFMAGVLPWPDIDFTKFGEVKRVDLSRLKKISGANLYRNWLSIPHVTNHDDADVTDLEDFRRNINEGNVKHGVKVTMIALVMKVCVAALKKFPEFNSSLDRDQLILKNYFHIGFAADTPNGLVVPVIRDVDKKGVVTLAREMSELSAKARAGKLEPSDMSGGCFTVSSLGGIGGTYFTPIINAPEVAILGIGRSNNRVFLENGQVVQRLILPLSLSWDHRVIDGAAAGRFNAFLVEHLADMRRLIM
- a CDS encoding LysR family transcriptional regulator; amino-acid sequence: MNRNDLRRVDLNLLIVFETLMHERSVTRAAEKLFLGQPAISAALSRLRGLFDDPLFVRTGRSMEPTARAVEIFALLSPALDSISTAVSRAAEFDPATSTTVFRIGLSDDVEFALLPMLLKRLRAEAPGIVLVVRRVNYLLMPNLLASGEISIGVSYTTDLPANAKRKVLRRSQPKLLRADTVPGALSLDDFCARPHALVSFAGDLSGFVDEELEKQGRKRHVVLAVPQFNGLGTLLAGTDILATVPDYTAEALTAAGGLRAENPPLPTRTFELHMAWRGSQDNDPGERWLRSRIQMFFGDPESL